The following proteins are co-located in the Nocardia bhagyanarayanae genome:
- a CDS encoding MFS transporter, with protein MTRTIAPASERARDLPDAVVRSRGLLTGYFAGLGVVMAVWGTRIPAIQESAGLDTGGLAAVLLAAAVGMVAGLQVGGRLAEPTRLPQLLTSGAIGLAVSLALLGACRTPIALAAAALLFGVAHGVLDVAANGAAVRCQQAYGRPIMSGLHAAYSLGALGGAVLAAVTAHDSHTYVFGVTAGVTIVATVAAAPATRCIGSQAADPRPMETVAPERLSELSRSRLWLLGLLAAACLLGEGAAADWSAVHLSGLHASPAISAAAYAGYSAAMAAGRLVGDRLIARFGAPKVVRAGAFLASIGLAAGLAVTDVPFALVGWAAFGLGLSVTIPSLFSAAGAGGPRAVATVAVAGYLGLLAGPALIGALATATTLPIALMLPALLAAGVAVLSHRALENRW; from the coding sequence ATGACACGCACCATCGCGCCGGCTTCGGAACGTGCGCGAGATCTACCCGACGCCGTAGTGCGGAGTCGTGGTTTGTTGACGGGGTACTTCGCCGGACTCGGCGTCGTTATGGCCGTCTGGGGAACCAGGATTCCCGCCATTCAGGAGTCCGCCGGGCTGGACACCGGGGGGCTTGCCGCGGTACTGCTCGCCGCCGCGGTCGGCATGGTCGCCGGCCTCCAGGTAGGTGGTCGGCTCGCCGAACCCACGCGGCTTCCTCAGCTGTTGACCAGCGGCGCAATCGGTCTCGCCGTAAGCCTGGCGTTGCTCGGCGCCTGCCGGACTCCGATCGCACTCGCCGCCGCGGCGCTGCTCTTCGGTGTCGCGCACGGCGTGCTGGACGTCGCGGCGAACGGCGCGGCGGTGCGGTGCCAGCAGGCATACGGTCGCCCGATCATGTCGGGCCTTCATGCGGCCTACAGTCTCGGCGCGCTGGGCGGGGCCGTGCTCGCCGCCGTCACCGCACACGATTCGCACACGTACGTCTTCGGCGTCACCGCGGGCGTGACGATCGTGGCGACAGTCGCGGCGGCGCCCGCGACCCGCTGCATCGGATCGCAGGCCGCGGACCCCCGCCCGATGGAAACCGTTGCGCCGGAGCGTTTGTCGGAACTGTCCCGGTCCCGGCTCTGGCTGTTGGGCTTGCTGGCCGCCGCGTGCCTGCTCGGCGAGGGCGCCGCGGCCGACTGGTCGGCGGTGCATCTCAGCGGGCTGCACGCGTCCCCCGCGATCAGTGCCGCGGCGTACGCCGGATACAGCGCGGCCATGGCGGCCGGACGTCTAGTCGGCGATCGGCTCATCGCGCGCTTCGGCGCGCCGAAAGTGGTTCGCGCGGGCGCGTTTCTGGCCTCGATCGGACTCGCCGCGGGCCTGGCGGTGACCGACGTCCCGTTCGCGTTGGTGGGCTGGGCCGCTTTCGGTCTCGGCCTGTCCGTCACGATTCCTTCCCTGTTCAGCGCGGCCGGAGCGGGTGGTCCGCGCGCGGTCGCCACCGTGGCCGTGGCCGGCTACCTCGGTCTGCTCGCGGGCCCTGCGCTCATCGGCGCCCTGGCCACCGCGACGACCCTACCCATCGCCCTAATGCTGCCCGCCCTGCTCGCCGCGGGCGTGGCTGTCCTGTCTCATCGAGCCCTGGAGAACCGGTGGTAA
- a CDS encoding SH3-like domain-containing protein, which yields MTSVPYDVLLNTLAPGSTRESTLPELDRKPDPWESSMQATCECLSWRGAFDNLERRHAEDALGETIYHDFPVRARSAVITAHTLMDRGVISPEELRARMELVRERFHRE from the coding sequence GTGACCAGCGTCCCGTACGACGTCCTGCTGAACACCCTCGCGCCCGGATCCACCCGCGAATCCACCCTCCCCGAACTCGACCGCAAACCCGACCCGTGGGAGTCGAGCATGCAGGCGACGTGCGAATGCCTCTCGTGGCGAGGGGCTTTCGACAACCTCGAACGTCGCCACGCGGAAGATGCACTCGGCGAGACCATCTACCACGACTTCCCCGTGCGAGCCCGGTCGGCGGTGATCACCGCGCACACGTTGATGGATCGCGGCGTCATCAGCCCCGAGGAACTCCGTGCGCGAATGGAATTGGTGCGGGAGAGGTTTCACCGCGAGTAG
- the scnC gene encoding thiocyanate hydrolase subunit gamma, with product MSHTHDHGAHTPIQASEEISEFEVLETAIRELAIEKGLFSQEDHRRFSEWAEAVGPHGGSKLVAKAWLDPDFKARLLADGTETCKEIGIDWRDPTGSGTPSDYTYFYVLENTPEVHNVIVCTLCSCYPRPVLGMSPDWYRTPNYRRRLVRWPREVLAEFGLHFPPEVEIRVHDSNQKSRFMVMPMRPEGTEGWTEEQLAAIVTRDTMIGVALPQVDWTAQKPPNQVEDAMRGEGSR from the coding sequence GTGAGTCACACCCACGACCACGGGGCGCACACGCCGATCCAGGCGAGCGAGGAGATCAGCGAGTTCGAGGTGCTGGAAACGGCGATCCGCGAACTCGCCATCGAGAAGGGCCTGTTCTCCCAGGAGGACCACCGGCGGTTCTCCGAATGGGCCGAGGCGGTCGGCCCGCACGGCGGATCGAAACTGGTCGCGAAGGCGTGGCTGGACCCGGACTTCAAGGCGCGCCTGCTCGCCGACGGCACCGAGACGTGCAAGGAGATCGGCATCGACTGGCGCGACCCCACCGGTTCCGGCACGCCGAGCGACTACACCTACTTCTACGTCCTGGAGAACACTCCCGAGGTGCACAACGTCATCGTGTGCACCCTGTGCTCGTGCTACCCGCGGCCCGTCCTCGGCATGTCCCCCGACTGGTACCGGACCCCGAATTACCGTCGCCGCCTTGTCCGTTGGCCACGCGAGGTGCTCGCCGAATTCGGCCTGCACTTCCCGCCCGAGGTCGAGATCCGCGTCCACGATTCGAACCAGAAATCCCGCTTCATGGTCATGCCGATGCGCCCCGAGGGCACCGAGGGCTGGACCGAGGAACAACTCGCGGCGATCGTCACCCGCGACACCATGATCGGTGTCGCGCTGCCACAGGTCGACTGGACCGCCCAGAAACCACCGAACCAAGTCGAGGACGCCATGCGAGGGGAGGGAAGCCGGTGA
- a CDS encoding SH3-like domain-containing protein → MTRKYRIGERVTVRDATSMFHTRTQSYTRGRTGVVVEYRPEWIIPEDEAWGRDDGRVEPFYVVRFRQKDLWPNYTGFDADTLETEVSERWLEPAEEDDSQ, encoded by the coding sequence ATGACCCGCAAGTACCGCATCGGTGAGCGCGTGACGGTGCGCGACGCGACGTCGATGTTCCACACCCGCACCCAGAGCTACACCCGCGGTCGCACCGGCGTCGTCGTCGAGTACCGGCCGGAGTGGATCATCCCGGAAGACGAGGCGTGGGGACGCGACGACGGCCGCGTCGAGCCGTTCTACGTCGTGCGGTTCCGCCAGAAGGATCTGTGGCCGAATTACACCGGCTTCGATGCCGACACCCTGGAGACGGAGGTCTCCGAGCGCTGGCTCGAGCCCGCAGAGGAGGACGATTCGCAGTGA
- a CDS encoding SH3-like domain-containing protein — protein MSSPNRFDQLQHRVADIAPVFRKPLDSPYDISNELFEALRHVLHDVGGQPDIPVEYKEKVEEPWEMNTYVTCECLGWRGVWNSEERRRAENDLGATLYFGLPYYARWATVAAKVLINKGLITPDELSAKLDEVRARLKERA, from the coding sequence ATGAGTTCACCGAATCGCTTCGACCAGCTTCAGCACCGGGTCGCCGACATCGCGCCGGTGTTCCGCAAGCCACTGGATTCGCCGTACGACATCTCGAACGAGCTGTTCGAGGCTCTGCGCCACGTCCTGCACGACGTCGGCGGTCAACCGGACATTCCGGTGGAGTACAAGGAAAAAGTCGAAGAGCCGTGGGAGATGAACACCTACGTCACCTGCGAATGCCTCGGCTGGCGCGGGGTGTGGAACTCCGAGGAACGCCGACGCGCCGAGAACGATCTCGGCGCGACCCTCTACTTCGGGCTGCCCTACTACGCGCGTTGGGCGACGGTCGCGGCGAAGGTGCTGATCAACAAGGGTCTGATCACCCCCGACGAGCTGTCGGCGAAATTGGACGAGGTGCGCGCGCGGCTGAAGGAGCGAGCATGA
- a CDS encoding Dyp-type peroxidase, whose product MSESTTGSSNSDSPTGRVSRRALFGAGLATAGAAAVGAVAGRATAPDPTPPSRTEPFYGPRQAGIDTPAQSHALFLSVDVARPDRTVLRELLTGWTATAAALTNGDPVPETPGVAPGFSAHTNFATDLDPARLTITFGLGPSLFDERFGLASRRPRHLHSLPEFPGDTLNPAWSGGDVLVQICADDAQIVSHAFRALRARMPGLGRMRWTQHGFLTRPADGGTPRNMFGHKDGTANPRTGSADFDRTVWIDSPDEPDWVRGGTYLVFRKIRMKTADWDQLPLAEQDRIIGRRRGDGAPLHGAHEFDPIDLESRTASGELTIPAGAHVRLVHNIPMLRRSYNYDYGTLIANAGGVAEEPHTHAPGTPEHTHGGHNQLDAGLLFAAFMNNPPEQFIKAQRALADGDRLNPLIQHTGSAFFAIPPGIEPGRALADVLLR is encoded by the coding sequence ATGAGCGAAAGTACTACAGGCAGTAGTAATTCCGATTCGCCAACCGGACGAGTCTCCCGCCGCGCTTTGTTCGGCGCGGGTCTCGCCACGGCGGGAGCGGCCGCCGTCGGCGCGGTCGCCGGTCGCGCGACGGCGCCCGATCCCACGCCGCCCTCCCGCACCGAGCCCTTTTACGGCCCCAGGCAAGCCGGTATCGATACTCCCGCCCAGTCGCACGCGCTGTTCCTGTCCGTCGACGTCGCGCGACCGGATCGAACCGTGCTCCGGGAACTCCTGACCGGCTGGACCGCGACAGCCGCCGCATTGACCAACGGCGATCCCGTCCCGGAAACCCCGGGCGTCGCACCGGGTTTCAGCGCGCACACCAATTTCGCCACCGACCTCGATCCGGCTCGGCTCACGATCACCTTCGGACTCGGCCCCTCGCTCTTCGACGAGCGCTTCGGCCTCGCGTCCCGACGCCCGCGCCACCTGCATTCGCTCCCCGAATTCCCGGGCGACACACTGAATCCCGCGTGGAGCGGCGGCGACGTGCTGGTTCAGATCTGCGCCGACGACGCCCAGATCGTGAGCCACGCGTTCCGCGCCCTCCGGGCGCGCATGCCCGGCCTCGGCCGCATGCGCTGGACCCAGCACGGCTTCCTCACCAGACCGGCGGACGGCGGCACACCGCGAAACATGTTCGGCCACAAGGACGGAACGGCGAACCCGCGAACCGGCTCCGCCGATTTCGACCGCACGGTGTGGATCGACTCCCCCGACGAACCGGACTGGGTGCGCGGCGGCACCTACCTGGTCTTCCGCAAGATCCGCATGAAAACGGCCGACTGGGACCAGCTTCCCCTCGCCGAGCAGGACCGCATCATCGGCCGCCGCCGCGGCGACGGCGCACCCCTGCACGGCGCGCACGAGTTCGATCCGATAGACCTCGAATCTCGCACAGCCAGTGGTGAACTCACCATTCCAGCCGGGGCGCATGTTCGCCTCGTGCACAACATCCCCATGCTGCGCCGTAGCTACAACTACGACTACGGCACCCTCATCGCGAACGCGGGCGGCGTAGCCGAGGAACCGCACACTCACGCCCCTGGCACGCCGGAGCACACCCACGGCGGGCACAACCAACTCGACGCGGGTCTGCTCTTCGCCGCGTTCATGAACAACCCGCCCGAGCAGTTCATCAAGGCCCAGCGCGCACTCGCTGACGGCGACCGCCTGAATCCGCTCATCCAGCACACTGGCAGCGCGTTCTTCGCAATACCGCCCGGCATCGAGCCGGGCAGGGCTTTGGCGGACGTTTTGCTGCGCTGA
- a CDS encoding MarR family winged helix-turn-helix transcriptional regulator, giving the protein MTIENARPGPPPISASIIVLTLARKVESELGAALAPLDLTIARLGLLGHISGVPGASFSDLARMSGISVQSVHTAVKALVAAGLVRDRMARAGSASAIELTPKGSRLLRKAERVVAEVDDRLFGAEADPIRRQIGAAILAAFADGIPAPRPARK; this is encoded by the coding sequence GTGACCATCGAGAACGCCCGACCCGGACCGCCCCCGATCAGCGCATCCATCATCGTGCTGACGCTCGCGCGCAAGGTGGAGAGCGAGCTCGGCGCCGCCCTCGCCCCGCTCGATCTCACCATCGCCAGGCTCGGGCTGCTCGGTCATATCTCCGGCGTGCCCGGCGCGTCGTTCAGCGATCTGGCGCGGATGTCGGGCATCAGCGTCCAGAGCGTGCACACCGCGGTGAAGGCGCTGGTCGCCGCGGGTCTGGTGCGCGACCGAATGGCGCGCGCCGGGTCGGCGTCGGCGATCGAGTTGACGCCCAAGGGTTCTCGGCTGCTCCGCAAGGCCGAGCGCGTCGTCGCCGAGGTGGACGATCGATTGTTCGGCGCGGAAGCCGACCCGATCCGGCGGCAGATCGGCGCGGCCATCCTCGCGGCCTTCGCCGACGGGATTCCCGCACCGCGCCCCGCGCGGAAGTGA